In Xiphophorus maculatus strain JP 163 A chromosome 17, X_maculatus-5.0-male, whole genome shotgun sequence, the genomic stretch gtaataaaagaaaaaaataaacacaattaaattaTAGCGTCTCATGTTTGTTTGCCAACATCGTTCAGTCACActcacaaaagtaaaaatctccTTAAATGGTTTTCATGACACTAACTCTTGACCCTTTGCTcccagcaattttttttttttaatgacgaCATTGCTTTGGGTTTAAATGGCACAAAAAATTTCctattaaagttaaaattgaaaaagatCTCTTTATGTGGGTAACATTTTCTTGGGTGGATTACATGGACAGACTCTGTCTTTCAATGCTTTAGTTGGCTAAAATTTGAGCCTACGGAAAGTTCTGCATCATTTTGCGGGGTAAAGACAGATGAGATTTAACTGACTCAAGACTGTCACAAAACAATCTCTATGATTTAGGCcaatttaaaattgtaattttctaaCTTCCCGGAGCAGCAATCTGTGCCAACACCAGCTTCTCTGTAatgtttctgcttcctgttcctgtttttgGGAGTTAGGTTGCTTTGTCCTTCATCCTTGGCAGCCCCCCCACACACAGGCACTAATGGGAGTTCATAGATTTCTGGGAAGTTCGGTCCTCGCCCTAAATGATACACAATTCATTTAGGGAGAGGACCCTAAATGAAATGTCCTCATAATTGTCTTTGACAAAATGGTGAAACTTTGCAATAATTTTAACTCTTTGTAGTGAAATCAATGTGAAAACTGTTTGCTTAAAGGCATTGCTGATTGATTTCCCAATATGCATTGTGTTAATGTAAATTTCAAACCACCAGATGAatgacttttttgtaaaaaataaaataaaaattatccTGTTACATATTTACTGTAATATTAGGAGCCAGAATGAACCACTTGAAGTTTTTTCATGATTATTTTCTATTACATGAAAGCCTTATATGAGCGTGAACTTACACTTGGACGCATTATTTCTGTGTGATACAGATGCAGGTGTGGGACACAGCAGGTCAGGAGAGGTTTCGCACCATCACTCAGAGTTACTATCGCAGCGCTCATGGCGCCATGATTGCCTATGACGTCACGCGAGGCTGCACCTTTGATTCGGTGGACCATTGGATCAAGGAGGTAGAGCTGTATGGAGCTGCCAATGTACTCTTGGTGCTAATAGGTGAGTTGGATTTTGACTTTTGTAGCAAATAAAGACACTATGCATGTACAGAGCAAATCGATTGATTCTGACCTATTACTTTTTATGCACTTGGGTAAAAATATACCATGCCACCAAGGTCCGTATCTGTTTACTCTAAAAGATAGGAAAAGCAAGAGAACATGGCAtaacaaaatgatttcaaaagGCTGTTTGAGTGCTTGATCTTGAACCATACATGCTTGTCAAGCCCAAACGTCAGCAGGATTATCTGTGCTGCCAAAATGGCTTTATGTCCGTCTCCATTTAGGTAACAAATGTGACTTGGAGGAGGAACGGGAGGTTCCATTTGAGAAAGCTTGCAATCTGGCAAAAGAAAGAGGCATACTCGCTGCTTTGGAAACATCTGCCAAGGTAATGCATACAAACACGACTTAGAGTCTGTAattgtggttgttttttatttgttattatttaaagcATTTCCTCTTTTACAGGAAAGTCAGAATGTGGAGGAAGCCTTCTTGATGATGGCCAGGGAGCTGCTGTCTCGTAACGGCCTCAACGTCCAGCAGGATGAAGTTGAGGGCAACAGCATGCCTCGGATCCTCCTCAGAGAGAACTCTCGGCCAATCAATGTCAGCATGGGCCCCTACGTTCCAccagagaaagagaagaagtcGTGTTGCTGACGCAGAGAAACAGTGACTGAAGATGCTTGAAGGGTTTTATTTATCGGGATTGCTGATGaatgaaagagagcagaagaaTTCCTGGATGAAGATCTGTGACGTCGAGGCATGATGTACTGAGCATCTGCCAGAAGGCAGATGTCAAAGAGATGGTGAAGAAATGTTCATTGTATCTGATCTGAGAGGAATGCTGATGAGGCGCCTTCACCGGAAAGATCTGTGATCAGTGTTCAGGAAACGCTACAGCCAAACGATCTCCTTTCATATCAACTGGTCCATGATgctaatatttttctaaattcaaaTAGTTTAAAGCAAATACATTTACACCATTGGAAGACTAACGGTGTGCTACGTGCTTGGGGTTGTTTTACGGTGCgattttgttaaaatgaagtttaaatgattttgaaagagtttttttttacctatgtGGTGTCTCTTAGTACACTGTGGATTTAAGTTTCCAAAACGGCTTGCCGTACGCAAAGCTGCTGTGAAATATGTCTGAATTGATTTCACGACACAGCTgcaaaaagctgtgaaaatcAAAATGCCATATTTGATTATGAGTAGCTTTCAGCTAGCTCTTTCAGCCTATCGGGAAATTCTGACCTCTGAGGACAAACCTGACGTTTCTAACCCATTGAACACTGAAAGGACACTGTCTGAACACTAGATGGCGCTGTGCTGCAACCTCATGATCTGTAGTTGCTGTTAGGGTTGCCTTTGCCTTGCATACAAAAGGGAAACgtgatttgaaagaaaaataagcgtccaaacacaaacagtttgTCTCAAAGCCATTTTCTGGAAAGGATATAGTGTATTATTACAATAAGGTTATTACACTAGAAGAAGAGGTTATTACTTTTCTGAGGCAGTCATCGGTAAATTTAGCCTTGCTTAAGAGATTCATACGTCTATAAATATTTGCTAGATTTGGCcatgtttcataaaaataaaattcaatctTTCTCTTGGGAGTGTGGTTGTATCATAGACCAACttgatttgtaaataaaaaaaaatgattttttaaatgattttttttccccttttgtacaactttgtgttggcctgtcATAAAACGTGTAAAACCATTGGGGGAAATTTCATACTTTTGGCGACTGTTGCTAATATCCACCAGTATGtgctgggggggaaaaaaatcttctccCTTTCCAGCAGGCATTTAATGAATCATGTCGGGCTTGGCTATGAAatcatttttgtgattttgattaATACACTAGTTAAAAGTGGAAAATGGATTTGAAATGTATCCTTGAGGCAGAACTACAGTAAGTACCGGGATTCAGAGgccaaatgacacaaaaaccttgtTTGTAATAGACCTAATGTTTCCGTAATAATTCCTGTGCAGTATCACATCACTATAATAAATGTTCTGATGGTCAGTCTGAGTAGAGCTCTAGGCAAATTCTCAATAATGTCCTTGTAGGACAAGCTGAGCCAAAATCAGCTTCCTGTCATTTCTCATGGTCGTGCTTTACGCCCAAATTAAATATGTCTACCCATAAAGTTTGCTATTAATCACCCCCGTTCCTTAGGACaacaaataatcagaaaaaatagatccaaatttatttccagaaaacaggcagaaaatgacagacattaatgtgggaaaataaacaaatggtaaaataaacaaaaaaaaaaaaaagtacatatcCCGAGCCCAAAGttactgtaaaagaaaaaaagagagtacCTTCTGATTACTAGGGTTTTGCAACCTAAACAGACTGGATTTGGAATAAGATAAATAGACATGTAGGTCTCTTTATCAATGCCTTGAGAAATGTAGTAACTTGACAATGAAACAGATGAacgttaaaaataaaatgttaatcatCCTGCATAAGTTTTCCATTACTTAAAAAAGATGTTGCTTATGAAAGACTTTACCCCAATGTTGTACTTCACATTACGTTTTCCTCAAACATGTAATCACCAAATCCCACCTTATTAATCTATGTTGACTTCTGACCTGCATGTCAATCGTCACGTTAAAATTTCTCTCAAAGTTTAACCACACCGGCTCGAATTTAGCTCAGCCTGATAATCTCAAAACCATTCTCCTTCTTCTCTTTTATGGGCTGGGGTAGAAGCTGCCCTTGTCCCTCGCCCATATCCCCAATCGCCTCATTCTCTGACCCTCCTTGTCCTCCCTGCCCAGTGTCGTTCCCCTCCGTCGGTATATCCACAGGACATTCCCCGTTGTAGGTTTTGACGTAGTCTTCCACTCGCCAGTCCCTGAACTCCAGCGGCTCCGAGCAGACCAGGCCCGTGTACGAGACGCTCGGGTGGTGCTTGAGCCAGTAGACCAAGTAGTGGATGTTGTAGTCGCAGACCCACGGGTTGTTGTCCAGCGTTAGCCTCCGTAGGAAGTACAGGTCCTCCAGCACGCCGTACTGGAAATAATGAAGGCTGTTGTTGGACAGGTCGAGATCGCGGAGGTACAGCAGGCCTGCAAAAGCAGCTGGGATGGGAAATATGCAGTAAAAGTTAGTCTAATTCACAAAGGACCAAAAATAGTTTCATTTAGACCTAATTATCCACACTCAAACGCAACCATCAAATGTATGTTTAACTCCTACAACATCTTGTATTAAAATGTCTCCCCAATAattgcagatttaaaaacataaatttgctATCGGCTGCCCTTGAACATTGAACATTTATGCAGAGATGATCTGTTGGACGAAGTTTGCTTTTAGTAAAAGTTGAGTCTCGGTTTATTTGCGTCACAAGCTACCTTTCGAGATAGTTTTGACAATGTGATAGCCTCTGGACGTTTTCCGCGGGAGGTTATTCAGATAAGTCTCACTCGTGTGGCTTTGAGGCAGACTCAGGACTATTTGAGAGATCATTACTATCTCATGACTGACTTTGGAATTTTTCTGAGAAACCCCAGAGAGGCTAAGCAAGATGGACTGGCATACAAAGGGCCATTTTTGCTCAGTGTTAAGCAACACAGACACCAATTTGGAGCCTTCTGTTCGTCGTCTCTGTTCGTTTTGTGGGTCATTAGAGACCTTGCGGCTGGGTTCtccaaaggaataaaaaaatgagcAACATAAGTGTGGCACATGTACGATCGGCAAAAGAACGAAGATGCAGATGGTGACTGAAATGGAAGAACTTCTACTTCCAAATGCTATGATGTACAGTAACTTCATGATTTATTGACTGCACAGACTATACCTCCACCTGCAGTGCCTCTTTTTATCTCTGTGAATGTTATCGCAGCTAACTCCCCTGTCGCCAAGTTTGCTGTTGTCTGAAACTGACCTCTGATTTCAGCAGCTATATGCTCTTTGCTGAATATATAGCAATCCCAACTTAATAAACTTATTGAAAACCTGAGGAAACATATGCCAGGTGCAAAAGGGTGCATAAATGTTCCCTTAACATGTCCACTTGAGCTGCTGATTCATTTTAGGATGAACAGTGCATATAATGGCAGGAGCTTTCTCACCaacatcaaaaataacattttttagaaCTACAAACCAGTCAGCACATGAAAAAGACCAGCTTACATGAATAGAATAACTTCAAATAGGGATAATGAATGGCtctgagagcttccagtcttGTCACTGGTCTGGTTTTCTCAGAGTGCACCTATGAAAACATGTGCAAGTGTTTAGAGTGGGAGTAAAGGGACGGCAGAGACTGCTTCTCGCTGTCCAGCAGCCTCCGGCCCTGCTTTAATCTTTACAAAGcggaagagagaaagaggaggaggtgggaaAAAGACTGGAATGAGAAGAGCAAGCGTGGTAGAAAGCCggggcaaaaataaaaacattgcgGAAATTGCGAGAGACGTAAACGGCAAACACTTTCATTTGTGCTAAGGTCTGAGAAACTTTGGGTTCGTTCAGCTGTGTTTACAGCAAGGATAAACAGAAGCgtagcagagagagaaggaaggatGAGGGGTGTCCTCCACTTCCGGGTCTTATCTCCTGACTCATGGGACCGGTGCTCCCAAGTCAGCTACTGTTCCTTTGGTTGTTGAGATCACCATAACCAAACCAACTCCTGTTGCTTCCCCAGAGGGTGAAATTAACTGCTATTGTTATCACTTAGCTATTTTTCAGTCATTAGCAGTCACATTtcccaaaatgtcaaactggAATCTGGCTGTGACAGATCTCCCTTTGTTAAGCTGTAGTCATCACTGGGAGCCCCTAACTGCCATGTTTCAtctagagaaaaacaaaatgctaaactTTACAAGTCAAGGGCaaaattggtgttttttttttcttcaaaccaaAACGTTCCGGCACAATTCCACCCCCACCAAAAATAACTGGACGGATATCAGCGCGTTCACTTGTAACAGTCCATAAAACTTTGTGGATTTGCTTTCATCTCCTCCCTCCCCCACCCGCCATGGCTCCCTGGTCATCCTCCACTTGAAAAGGATAAATAAACAACCTCTTAAAAATTCACTCCAAATGTGAACATGattagaaggttttttttttttttcgggggAGGATTGCGACCATATGTCTCGGAGTCTTACAAGCTCTCAGAATTAAATGGAACTTCTTCCACTGGTTTACAAGTGGCTTTGGACACACTGGGGCGAGCCGCGATAGATAGCTTGCACGTGTCGATGGCTAACGAGAAAAGCTACAAGCGTTTGTGACAGGATTTGCCTGCTGGGCAGAACTTGAAGCCAGAAATCGTTAGCCTGGTGAGAGTAATGGATAAGCATACTTTTTTAGGAATCTCTCTGCTGCTGTATTCAGAGAAGACAAtcggagagagagaaaaagaactTCTTAAGGTTACTAAATGCtcactttgttttctgtctgatgcTCTGACGGTATTAATTGTcaattattttatctaaataaGGCATTAATGCATAAGAACTGCAGTAAAAATAATAGCACATCTATGTCTTCTAGATTCCTTGTCACctcaatacatttattttttattttaatgcattttgcaCTATGTATAGATCTTTTGAGGCTCCCTTGTtccaaataaaattgatttagaTGCAGATCCCCAAAATCGTTCTAGTTTTACCTGTTTCTAaagtttttgacagaaaaaagttttgcttACAGTTTGGCTGACTGTCAAAACTACgtttgaaaatgtgtgaagAGACTTATTCCTTCTTTTACGGTCTCAGGAGTTGAGTCAATTGGGTggtatgttgttgtttttcttattacatAAATAGCACAAGactatttgtatttaaaatgggAACAACTTTCAAAAGTCACACACCTTTGGCACACTCAGAGGTTTAtgtctgatttctttttattaatttcaatgtAAAATCCATCGGAACTAGTTTGAGATTACAATTCACCCGCTTGGTTGTGTTGTTGAATAGCCTGAGAAAGACATGCAATGGTATGAAGAGCAGAGACGCCCATATTTCTACAAAAGTGAAGACTAGTCTGTCAGGATTTCATGCTGTTGAGTCGTTTTGGAGGTCGATTTATTGATTctagatttattattattctgcgctccttagtttttttctttcattagatGTTTACTTTAGTCACTGTTTTCTTGGTGATTCTAGTCTATTTCTTGTGTCTAGCTATGCAAAGCTACTCTAGTTTTATTATGCTTTGTCTAATCATCCTTTAgtttttgattcatttcctAGTCCCCCCTgtgccattttctctctctctctctctctctcttcctctccctaCTGTTCTCTCCTGACACACCTGTCACCTGTTTCTAATCTCCTCCTTGTTCCTGATCAAGCGCCTCAGCATATGTAGCTGTCGTTTTCAGTCACTTTACTTCCCCATTTTACTCTGCTGGCTGTTTCCTGGGCTCCGGCTCCCCGTGTTCCCTCTTTTGTGAGTTTTtgttaaccttttttttttattaaacattcatCATCAACTTGCCATTTCTGCCTCTCTGCATTTATGTCCAATTCCACCACCAGTCATGACACAGATTTTCAAATAAGACTTAGGATGTTGTTTTTGGACCGTCCAATGTTGTAGAGTTGTTTCTTTTGATGGGTTTTTCTGATTGACCTCTCTTGATTAATCTTAATTAATCACTATACCAGACGAAGAGACTTTAAAACATGCAGCACAATGAATTCCTAGAATATGTACATCTGTCTGTCATTCAACTCTTCTGTGGAGCTCATAATTGATGTGTTACCTGTGTCTATGTGTTGCAGGTTGTTGCTGCTGAGGTTGAGCAGCTTGAGTTCTTTAGACAGCAGGAATTGTTTGGGCCTGAGATGTTTGATGATGTTATTGGACATGTCCATCCCCACTATTTCCAACGGCAGCTCCGGTGGAATTTGATCCAGGTCTGTGGAGGGGAAACGAAAAGAGAACTGTTGAAGGAGAAAAGGCACGGACGAGGGTGTAAAAAGGCCAAACCAGACTTTGCATTTGTCGCGAGATGCAAAGATGCATTTGCATTGggcttttaaaatcaaaaccacGTCTCCCCTTTGATAGATTTACAGCTCTGAGGCAGATGCGCAAAACACAGGAGGTTGCAACAAAGCCTGAGCAGAGAGTTGGAAACTCAATGAGTCTGGATCTTATATGTTTTCAAGATGTTTTGTCGGTTGTGTGTGACCTTTTTATGTGTTCAAGATGGAGCGTGTACAACATTGcttgacttgtttttttccccccaattgTTCCAGCTTCATACACACCGATTTGTCTTTGATAACATTGTGAtgccatattttcattttgcaaacGCTTCCTCCTCCTTGCACTTTCAAGATGTACATTTAAC encodes the following:
- the LOC102237935 gene encoding ras-related protein Rab-19-like isoform X2; amino-acid sequence: MILGCLFFIVLEISLPFAYQQMELMVKNKYLSLLPLSNLSESELSELDYTQSEFHCCGLTSLEDWENDIPESCQCDMDSSDECVDTYGSMRNDSGLNFSNVKPIRIYAKPCLPVLIQLGMSHVSIFIGITLAKTLLWMQVWDTAGQERFRTITQSYYRSAHGAMIAYDVTRGCTFDSVDHWIKEVELYGAANVLLVLIGNKCDLEEEREVPFEKACNLAKERGILAALETSAKESQNVEEAFLMMARELLSRNGLNVQQDEVEGNSMPRILLRENSRPINVSMGPYVPPEKEKKSCC
- the LOC102237935 gene encoding ras-related protein Rab-19-like isoform X4, yielding MQAPPPEHDDTFDFLFKIILIGDTNVGKTCVLQNFKSGVFSDKQQNTIGVDFTVRTVDIEGKKVKMQVWDTAGQERFRTITQSYYRSAHGAMIAYDVTRGCTFDSVDHWIKEVELYGAANVLLVLIGNKCDLEEEREVPFEKACNLAKERGILAALETSAKESQNVEEAFLMMARELLSRNGLNVQQDEVEGNSMPRILLRENSRPINVSMGPYVPPEKEKKSCC